A segment of the Natrinema salaciae genome:
CTCGAGGTACTCGAAGCCGATCTCGGTCTCGGTGTGCGTGCTCTCGTCGGGTTCCTCGTCGTCCACGTCCGTCTGCCCGTCGTCGGCCTCCTGCTGTTCCTCACGACGCTCACGGCGTCCATCAGCCCGTTCGTCCATGTCTTCCGGCGTATCCTCCGGGCGGACTTCGCGGAGGATCTCGCGGGCCCGCTCGAGGACGACGCGGGAGACGAAGAACACCATCACCGGGTTGCCCTCGCAAGAGACAACGCCAGTTTCGGCGAGTCGGCGAACGTGGTACCGCACCGTCGATCTCGCGAGCCCCGTCCGCTCGACGAGGGTATCGTAGTTCGCT
Coding sequences within it:
- a CDS encoding winged helix-turn-helix domain-containing protein, whose product is ESAPWEFERPTGRRNMLRQRYEDLATDIYREALKESTTAVYDILRVIAEHDGANYDTLVERTGLARSTVRYHVRRLAETGVVSCEGNPVMVFFVSRVVLERAREILREVRPEDTPEDMDERADGRRERREEQQEADDGQTDVDDEEPDESTHTETEIGFEYLERLSASIHDLASLRDRGRIDDRDVRVRVDELPPPLQ